Proteins encoded within one genomic window of Aspergillus nidulans FGSC A4 chromosome VII:
- the pyr2 gene encoding non-reducing polyketide synthase pyr2 (transcript_id=CADANIAT00008431) codes for MAYDNTVVEPIAIIGTGCRLPGGSSSPSRLWTLLKNPRVVASETPGDRFDINAFYHEDPGYPGTTNSKEAYYISDDPRPFDAPFFNISATEAESIDPQQRQLLETVYESLESAGLRLDALQGSSTGIFCGVMNNDWGELQSADYKSLPQYLATGAARSIIANRISYFFDWHGPSVVVDTACSSSMVALHHAVTALQQNECTLALATGTNLIQAPNIFISTTKIQMLSPTGRSRMWDANADGYARGEGVISIVLKRLSDAIRDGDDIECVIRATGTNQDGRTMGLTMPSSVSQLQLIQSTYARAGLDPRRVQDRCQYFEAHGTGTLAGDPQEAAAIHHAFFGPPASPEKNGVYNGCDVSVNGAANGAFADDNDILLVGSVKTVVGHTEGTAGLAGIIKASLNLQHGLISPNLLFETLNPALEPFASHLKVVTELTPWPSLPTGAPRRVSVNSFGFGGTNAHAILESYDANVKESGSTVAAGQSLTAALLPFVFSAASEGSLAAVLNSYAGYLKGKPALNLVDFAVTLLRRRSALKFRVSLWASSTEELIGKMEEEAEAIGKRTKTTNSRRCSDTPRILGVFTGQGAQWTQMGWELVGASPVARAWLEEMQNSLNDLPTKYRPSFSLTGELSNSVSKMKSATLSQPLCTALQIIIVNFLRAIGVSFTSVIGHSSGEIAAAYAAGYLTATDAIRIAYLRGFMASRAGGRNSQPGAMLAAGVSAQEAADICAKSKGTITVAAENAPFSVTFSGDANAIQSLEKKLKDENKFCRILQVDTAYHSHHMEPCCRPYLDALEECNISVKDAISGITWYSSVHPGDYIDSASLRGAYWIENMAMPVLFSQAVAHALDEGDSPPDFVIEVGPHPALKGPVQQNIAEFFPAASNVTYLAPCIRGSSSIASLSNVIGSLWETIGAGAIDTTRYLRLFGLGQAKFIKDFPTYPFDHSRSYLAQSRMIKNHLHKRSVPHPLLGSLEPESADGEWRWRHYIRQKDLDWLNGHCIQAQPVFPATGYIVMALEAASSLSSRSIQSIQLGDVAIHQAITLPENEAEGVETLFRFNRMETTDEMTSGTFHIHASTGDAFQLRASGQMIISWGAPNPDLLAQSSGSGSAGMSAVDVDELYAFLAKVGYGYSGVFRGIRSLYRQKDASHGEIQDVLPDGKPCRFLLHPALLDCTLQTMLGAIGAPDDGELYTLLVPTRIKSVIVNSALCRNPTGETFLSNANVTQIDADGISGDVSLFTHNNEGIVQMEGVEIAPLVQPPTERVVFSKLAWGPLNPGHGSFADPVDFSTHALTMEHVALLYIKLVNSQLTDDERRNLAQDHHRSRLAAWIDRTLTKTSAGEHPILHKDWMNGTQADLDTLLAEASGSVMAEIANVVGTTLRRFFRGEASILEEVRKNDVLTRFYRHDVETEMMNERLGRIVGQLAFRYPRMKILEIGAGTGSATHSILENIGRSYHSYTFTDISVGFFEEARSAFAAHEDRFLFAPLNVEIDPAHQNFEAHSYDLIVAANCLHATRSMVETMAHVRSLLKPGGYLVMLEITNLDAIRATFLMGGFEGWWAGEKDGRIWGPMLDVLTWEQLLRDSGFGGIDLRVGLGDPKLCLYEVLVAQAVNDQVNLLREPLSAQAETHTQQQWGDLLILGGSTAKTSALVKELGQMLKARFHLVLVAPTLESLSLTGCSQLSVLCLTDMDSPCFRGLTEQRLQALQMLISVTHKLLWVTAGPESDCLDLGLTKGWLRSLAYERRESLHQYLNVENADAVTAELLATTLMRLVYTESGNDYMLSRLVHATEHEMYFRNGRMDICRLQYENDMNQRYLSARQWLSKQVRATDEISVVPVGKNRYKLRVGTGERQLLRCQSVDGVRIHVQYSTVSAVPVGDGFLHLVLGEDKSTGARLIALTERYENTIECPESWTFKVRHEILAGKEALFLGILAGVLLAAYLVDKTPPHSTLFVHKAGPALCNAIWTRALGKNVNPFFTTDTPTSKTQNTTFVHPRVSTRRLKELLPRNIAVAAALDGNTTDGVSSRVKGLLSLPVRVETLETLYRSSPLRPVCGDTEIHDLLQSSCLLATRLSDMDQQVTVVGIDTVANQDVQPDHILNWNPSSPFEAQVKPVTSLVTLSASKTYILAGMTGDLGQSICEWMVSKGARHVVLASRTPKVAPDWIRTMARKSARVLSLPMQVLRIVSSMRTVLIVYRTIQQQQFPAVGGVVNGALVLEDRLFEQMTLDVMQSTFAAKVQGSMLLDELSGPDVDLDFFILFGSITGVVGNFKQTAYSAATGFQSSLIHARRARGLVGSIIHPGLISGVGYITRKGSRWVQHVRKTTGSLLLSERDIDKLFAEAILAGRPECDSDPEIVIGLPLIDLEQHPDIFWSSNPLTWDFIDYSIKSTSQLGGTLHSRGSLKAVLQSDSISSIEDITPIVSEALIAKVRSKFSVSANTIVSPSTQLTDLGVDSLVAVDIRTWFATELAVDIPLLQILGGASIEELTATAVAKLPAGVDLIDDDSVLGTV; via the exons ATGGCATACGATAATACAGTAGTGGAACCGATTGCTATCATCGGCACTGGATGTCGACTCCCCGGCGgctcctcttcgccttcgcgcCTGTGGACCTTGCTCAAGAACCCGCGGGTCGTGGCATCGGAAACTCCTGGCGATCGGTTCGATATCAACGCATTCTACCACGAGGATCCGGGCTATCCAGGCACGACCAATAGCAAAGAAGCGTACTATATTTCGGATGACCCCCGACCATTCGACGCGCCgttcttcaacatctccgccactGAAGCAGAGAGTATTGACCCACAGCAAAGACAGCTCCTTGAGACAGTATATGAGTCTCTCGAATCCGCGGGGCTCCGTCTGGATGCTCTTCAAGGTTCGTCCACGGGCATTTTCTGCGGCGTGATGAACAACGACTGGGGTGAGCTGCAGTCAGCCGACTATAAATCTCTCCCGCAATATCTGGCCACTGGAGCCGCACGGAGCATTATTGCAAATCGTATCTCATATTTCTTTGACTGGCACGGGCCCTCTGTTGTCGTTGATACTGCTTGCTCATCAAGCATGGTGGCGCTGCACCATGCAGTGACTGCGCTGCAACAGAACGAATGTACGCTAGCCTTGGCAACAGGTACcaatctcatccaggcaCCAAATATCTTTATCTCTACCACAAAGATCCAGATGCTTTCACCGACAGGGCGAAGCCGCATGTGGGATGCCAACGCGGATGGTTACGCGCGCGGGGAGGGGGTCATATCAATTGTTCTGAAACGATTAAGTGATGCGATCAGGGACGGGGATGACATTGAGTGTGTTATTAGGGCAACGGGCACCAACCAGGATGGACGAACAATGGGGTTGACCATGCCGTCTAGCGtctcccagctgcagctgattCAAAGCACGTACGCACGCGCAGGATTAGATCCACGGCGAGTGCAGGATCGTTGCCAATATTTCGAAGCCCACGGAACAGGTACACTGGCTGGTGATCCTCAGGAGGCGGCTGCCATTCACCATGCATTCTTCGGGCCTCCTGCTAGCCCGGAAAAAAATGGCGTCTACAATGGGTGTGATGTGAGCGTGAACGGGGCCGCTAACGGGGCCTTTGCTGATGACAACGATATCCTCCTGGTTGGTTCAGTCAAAACTGTTGTCGGCCACACAGAAGGTACCGCTGGGTTGGCAGGTATTATCAAGGCGTCACTGAATTTGCAGCATGGACTGATTTCCCCCAATCTTCTTTTTGAGACGCTAAACCCAGCTCTGGAGCCGTTTGCCTCGCACCTCAAAGTCGTCACTGAACTTACACCCTGGCCTTCTCTCCCCACTGGCGCTCCAAGGCGAGTATCAGTCAATTCTTTTGGATTTGGCGGTACAAACGCCCATGCTATTCTTGAGAGTTACGATGCCAATGTGAAAGAGAGCGGTAGCACTGTTGCAGCCGGACAGTCGCTGACAGCAGCCTTGCTTCCATTTGTCTTCTCGGCGGCATCGGAGGGCTCACTTGCAGCAGTTCTAAATTCCTATGCTGGATATTTAAAGGGCAAACCCGCTCTGAACCTCGTCGACTTTGCGGTAActcttctccggcgccgCTCAGCTCTAAAGTTCCGCGTTAGTCTCTGGGCTTCTAGCACCGAGGAACTGATTggcaagatggaagaggaggccgaggccatTGGCAAAAGAACGAAGACAACCAACAGCCGCCGGTGCTCTGACACGCCACGGATATTGGGAGTCTTCACTGGACAAGGTGCCCAGTGGACACAGATGGGATGGGAGCTAGTCGGGGCTTCTCCAGTCGCCCGCGCCTGGCTTGAAGAAATGCAAAACTCTCTGAATGACCTCCCGACCAAGTATCGGCCATCCTTTTCCTTGACTGGTGAATTGTCCAACTCGGTGTCCAAGATGAAAAGTGCCACCCTATCCCAGCCACTTTGTACTGCGCTCCAGATCATCATTGTCAACTTTCTGAGGGCGATAGGGGTCTCTTTCACCTCAGTAATCGGTCACTCCTCGGGCGAGATTGCTGCTGCCTATGCAGCAGGATACCTCACTGCCACAGACGCAATCCGTATTGCGTACTTGCGAGGATTTATGGCGTCAAGGGCGGGTGGGAGAAACAGTCAACCAGGTGCAATGCTCGCTGCTGGTGTATCTGCGCAAGAAGCTGCAGACATCTGCGCCAAGTCTAAAGGTACAATCACAGTTGCTGCGGAGAATGCGCCTTTTAGCGTGACTTTCTCTGGTGACGCCAATGCTATACAGTCACTGGAGAAAAAGTTAAAAGATGAAAATAAATTCTGCCGTATCCTGCAAGTTGACACAGCCTACCATTCTCACCACATGGAGCCCTGCTGCAGGCCTTACCTGGACGCGTTAGAGGAATGTAATATCAGTGTAAAGGATGCCATCAGTGGCATAACATGGTATTCGTCCGTACACCCGGGTGATTATATAGATTCGGCTTCGCTGCGTGGTGCCTATTGGATCGAGAATATGGCCATGCCCGTACTATTTTCACAAGCCGTGGCACACGCACTCGATGAGGGCGACTCTCCGCCAGATTTTGTCATTGAAGTTGGTCCACATCCAGCTCTTAAAGGTCCAGTGCAACAGAATATTGCGGAATTCTTCCCGGCGGCATCAAACGTGACCTATCTTGCACCGTGCATCCGCGGCTCGAGCAGTATCGCCTCTCTAAGCAATGTAATTGGAAGTCTATGGGAGACCATAGGAGCTGGAGCAATTGACACCACAAGATATCTCCGTCTATTCGGCTTGGGACAGGCAAAGTTCATCAAAGACTTTCCCACCTACCCATTCGATCACAGCAGATCCTACCTTGCTCAATCTCGCATGATCAAGAACCACCTGCACAAGCGCAGTGTGCCCCATCCCCTTCTAGGGAGCTTGGAACCGGAGAGTGCCGATGGAGAGTGGCGCTGGCGGCATTACATCCGGCAGAAGGACCTTGACTGGCTTAACGGACACTGTATACAAGCACAACCCGTGTTTCCTGCAACTGGGTACATTGTCATGGCGCTGGAGGCTGCATCTTCACTCAGCAGCAGGTCCATTCAATCCATACAACTTGGCGATGTCGCTATCCACCAGGCTATCACCCTACCggaaaatgaagcagaggGCGTGGAGACCTTGTTCAGATTCAACAGAATGGAGACCACTGACGAAATGACTTCTGGGACCTTTCACATACACGCCAGTACAGGGGACGCGTTCCAACTTCGTGCGTCCGGGCAAATGATTATTTCCTGGGGAGCGCCGAACCCCGACCTTTTGGCACAGTCTAGTGGGTCAGGAAGTGCTGGTATGAGTGCCGTTGATGTCGATGAGCTGTATGCATTTTTGGCCAAAGTAGGATACGGATATAGCGGCGTCTTCCGCGGCATCCGCTCGTTGTATCGGCAGAAGGACGCTTCCCATGGTGAGATACAAGACGTCCTTCCTGATGGTAAGCCATGCCGTTTTCTGCTGCACCCTGCACTCCTCGATTGCACTTTGCAGACAATGCTTGGCGCTATTGGAGCTCccgatgatggcgagctctACACCTTGCTCGTGCCCACTCGCATCAAGTCAGTGATAGTGAATTCTGCCTTGTGTAGAAACCCAACCGGGGAAACATTTCTCTCCAACGCCAACGTGACCCAGATTGATGCAGATGGCATATCCGGGGATGTGAGTTTGTTCACGCACAACAATGAGGGTATAGTCCAAATGGAGGGCGTTGAGATTGCCCCCCTCGTCCAGCCACCAACAGAGCGGGTAGTTTTCTCCAAGCTCGCATGGGGTCCATTGAACCCAGGGCACGGGTCCTTTGCAGATCCTGTCGACTTTTCCACCCATGCACTGACCATGGAACATGTTGCATTGCTATATATAAAGCTGGTAAACTCCCAACTCACCGACGATGAACGACGCAACCTAGCTCAAGACCACCATCGCTCCCGGCTGGCAGCCTGGATTGACCGGACCTTGACCAAGACCTCCGCGGGAGAGCATCCGATCCTGCACAAGGACTGGATGAACGGAACCCAGGCGGACCTGGACACTTTGTTAGCAGAGGCGTCCGGCTCCGTCATGGCTGAGATTGCCAATGTGGTGGGGACGACGCTGCGGCGGTTCTTCCGCGGCGAAGCTTCTATTTTAGAGGAAGTGCGCAAAAACGACGTCCTCACCCGGTTCTACAGACACGATGTAGAGACTGAGATGATGAACGAGCGGCTGGGACGTATCGTGGGCCAGCTGGCGTTCAGATACCCTCGCATGAAAATCCTGGAGATCGGTGCGGGCACGGGTTCGGCAACGCATTCAATTCTAGAGAATATCGGGCGCTCATATCACTCGTATACATTCACTGATATCTCAGTGGGGTTCTTTGAGGAGGCTCGCTCTGCGTTTGCCGCACATGAAGATCGGTTTCTCTTCGCGCCCTTGAATGTGGAGATTGatcctgctcatcaaaaCTTCGAAGCACATAGCTACGACCTGATCGTTGCAGCCAACTGCCTGCATGCCACGCGGTCAATGGTCGAGACCATGGCCCATGTCCGCAGCTTGCTCAAGCCGGGCGGATACTTAGTGATGCTGGAAATCACCAACCTCGATGCTATCCGGGCAACCTTCCTAATGGGTGGGTTCGAAGGCTGGTGGGCTGGCGAGAAAGATGGGCGCATCTGGGGTCCAATGCTGGACGTTCTGACTTGGGAACAGCTTCTGCGTGACTCGGGCTTCGGCGGTATTGATTTACGTGTTGGCCTTGGGGACCCAAAATTGTGCCTGTATGAAGTCCTGGTCGCGCAAGCGGTAAATGATCAGGTCAATCTGCTTCGTGAGCCATTGTCGGCCCAGGCAGAAACACACACGCAGCAGCAGTGGGGAGACCTCTTGATTCTGGGTGGTTCAACAGCAAAGACCTCAGCGCTTGTAAAAGAGCTGGGTCAGATGCTGAAGGCTCGCTTTCATCTAGTTCTTGTCGCACCGACCCTTGAGTCTCTCTCCCTGACCGGTTGCTCTCAGCTATCCGTATTATGCCTTACAGACATGGATAGCCCATGCTTCCGAGGCCTCACCGAACAGCGTCTTCAAGCACTCCAGATGCTGATCTCAGTCACCCACAAACTGCTTTGGGTCACTGCTGGACCCGAGAGTGACTGCCTCGACCTAGGCCTGACCAAGGGCTGGCTGAGGTCTCTCGCGTACGAGCGCAGAGAATCCTTACACCAGTACCTGAATGTTGAGAATGCAGACGCTGTTACTGCAGAGCTCCTTGCCACAACACTGATGCGCCTTGTTTATACAGAAAGTGGCAACGACTACATGCTGTCAAGACTCGTACACGCAACCGAACATGAGATGTATTTCCGAAATGGAAGGATGGATATCTGCCGTCTGCAGTACGAGAATGACATGAATCAGCGGTACCTCTCCGCACGGCAATGGCTATCGAAACAGGTGAGAGCGACGGACGAAATATCGGTTGTGCCAGTGGGTAAGAACAGATACAAGCTGCGTGTTGGTACAGGTGAAAGGCAGCTTCTGCGCTGCCAGAGCGTGGATGGTGTCCGCATCCACGTCCAGTATTCAACGGTCAGCGCAGTACCCGTAGGCGATGGGTTTCTGCACCTGGTTTTGGGGGAGGATAAATCCACCGGGGCGAGACTGATTGCCCTAACCGAACGATATGAGAACACCATCGAGTGTCCGGAAAGCTGGACCTTCAAAGTGCGGCATGAGATTCTggctggaaaagaagccCTATTTCTTGGGATACTCGCAGGCGTCCTGTTGGCCGCCTACCTTGTCGACAAGACTCCTCCTCATTCTACTTTGTTTGTCCACAAAGCTGGCCCTGCGCTTTGCAACGCCATCTGGACCCGGGCACTGGGCAAGAATGTGAATCCGTTCTTTACTACAGATACCCCGACTTCCAAGACGCAGAATACAACTTTCGTCCATCCAAGGGTTTCAACCCGCAGGTTAAAGGAGCTCCTGCCGCGCAACATCGCCgttgccgctgctcttgATGGAAATACAACCGATGGGGTCAGTTCCAGAGTGAAGGGCCTGCTGTCCCTGCCCGTAAGAGTAGAGACCTTGGAAACACTCTATCGTTCCTCGCCTCTACGTCCAGTATGCGGCGACACTGAAATCCACGACCTGCTTCAGAGTTCGTGTTTACTGGCGACTCGACTGTCCGACATGGATCAGCAGGTCACAGTTGTAGGTATTGACACCGTCGCCAATCAGGACGTTCAACCGGACCATATTTTGAACTGGAATCCATCTTCCCCTTTTGAAGCTCAGGTCAAACCGGTCACTTCACTTGTCACATTATCTGCAAGCAAAACGTATATACTGGCCGGGATGACGGGAGACCTTGGACAGTCCATCTGCGAGTGGATGGTGAGCAAAGGCGCTCGACATGTCGTTCTAGCGAGTAGGACGCCAAAGGTCGCTCCGGACTGGATCCGGACCATGGCTAGAAAAAGCGCGCGAGTGTTATCACTGCCCATGCAAGTCCTCCGTATTGTCTCAAGCATGCGCACAGTTTTAAT CGTCTACCGCActatccagcagcagcaattccCCGCCGTAGGAGGCGTGGTAAACGGagccctcgtcctcgaagatCGTCTTTTTGAGCAGATGACTCTAGATGTAATGCAGTCGACCTTTGCGGCCAAAGTCCAAGGAAGCATGCTGCTGGACGAACTCTCTGGCCCCGACGTCGACCTTGAtttctttatcctcttcgGCTCCATCACGGGCGTCGTCGGTAACTTCAAACAAACCGCGTACTCGGCGGCAACAGGATTTCAATCCTCGCTAATCCACGCTCGTCGCGCCCGTGGCCTCGTCGGGAGCATCATCCATCCAGGTCTCATCAGCGGCGTTGGCTACATAACACGGAAGGGAAGCCGGTGGGTTCAACATGTCCGCAAGACGACAGgctctctccttctctccgaGAGAGATATTGATAAGCTCTTCGCCGAGGCAATCCTTGCTGGACGGCCTGAGTGCGACTCGGATCCTGAGATAGTTATCGGGTTACCGCTCATCGATCTTGAACAGCATCCGGATATCTTCTGGAGCTCCAATCCGCTGACCTGGGATTTTATTGATTACAGCATCAAATCAACATCACAACTAGGAGGTACCTTGCATTCGCGAGGCTCACTCAAAGCGGTCCTCCAGTCCGACTCAATCTCCTCTATCGAGGACATTACGCCGATCGTCTCAGAAGCCCTGATCGCCAAGGTCCGTAGCAAGTTCAGCGTATCGGCTAATACGATAGTCAGCCCCTCGACGCAACTTACAGACTTAGGGGTCGACTCACTCGTAGCGGTCGATATCAGGACATGGTTTGCAACGGAGTTGGCGGTGGATATACCTCTGCTTCAAATCCTGGGTGGAGCGTCGATCGAAGAATTAACAGCTACAGCTGTGGCTAAGCTTCCAGCGG GTGTAGACCTAATTGACGATGATTCTGTACTGGGCACTGTATAA
- a CDS encoding uncharacterized protein (transcript_id=CADANIAT00008432) codes for MSHQSTINFIRFTFVILSLLAIYTILIPSIRKGFFQHITECEVTGKLSRSSGADARMIESFTGVPVLDIFVKALVTSFWPVINGENPALSLLGVPAVASMGVSYLLLLLEARRTRSLLSVTWRLAWVGLLQTNFSQAIILPIYCAIAFSSSKKTNGFRPIPHVTISLILCVYTGMALVALPSPAVIPDGLKQVVVAFMVPWALWVFVMVFMASYLFPIEVEKEKSRRTIYIFALVIAATTHLGALLASLLHADLGPADVFLPPLPWYVTRFPSLEEGMASFLQWDYLIASVTLFLWAVAVYLRDCDEHVDWQRFGLEVCAISVIISPAAMAVLLIWRLDEMLSRRGIAKED; via the exons ATGTCTCACCAATCTACAATCAACTTCATCAGGTTCACGTTCGTCATACTATCCCTTCTTGCAATCTACACAATCTTGATTCCCAGTATCAGAAAGGGCTTTTTCCAACATATTACTGAGTGCGAGGTTACCGGGAAGCTGTCCAGGTCATCAGGTGCCGATGCCAGGATGATAGAGAGCTTCACCGGTGTGCCGGTCCTGGATATATTCGTCAAAGCACTTGTTACCAGTTTCTGGCCAGTCATCAATGGTGAAAACCCGGCATTGTCTCTTCTAGGGGTCCCGGCTGTTGCCTCGATGGGTGTCTCGTatcttctgcttttgctggaaGCAAGGAGAACGAGGTCGTTGCTCAGCGTAACATGGCG GCTTGCATGGGTTGGGTTGCTTCAGACCAATTTCTCGCAGGCCATTATTCTCCCAATCTACTGTGCAATTGCCTTCTCGTCAAGCAAGAAAACCAATGGTTTCCGGCCCATTCCCCATGTGACAATATCTCTCATTCTATGTGTCTATACAGGAATGGCTCTCGTCGCACTCCCTTCGCCAGCCGTGATACCAGACGGCCTTAAGCAGGTAGTGGTGGCCTTCATGGTACCCTGGGCGTTATGGGTGTTCGTCATGGTCTTCATGGCGTCCTACCTCTTCCCaatcgaggtcgagaaagagaaaagccGTCGGACGATTTACATATTTGCCCTTGTCATAGCAGCTACCACCCATCTAGGTGCGCTGCTAGCCTCGCTGCTTCATGCGGACCTGGGACCCGCAGATGTATTCCTGCCCCCCCTGCCCTGGTACGTGACGCGGTTTCCGAGCCTGGAAGAGGGTATGGCCAGTTTTCTGCAGTGGGACTACCTCATTGCCAGTGTGACATTGTTTTTGTGGGCCGTTGCGGTGTATCTTAGGGACTGTGATGAGCACGTTGATTGGCAGAGATTTGGGTTAGAAGTTTGCGCAATATCGGTGATTATATCCCCTGCTGCAATGGCCGTTCTTCTAATCTGGCGGCTGGATGAGATGCTTAGCAGGAGGGGGATCGCGAAGGAGGACTAA